One segment of Eschrichtius robustus isolate mEscRob2 chromosome 3, mEscRob2.pri, whole genome shotgun sequence DNA contains the following:
- the GNAT2 gene encoding LOW QUALITY PROTEIN: guanine nucleotide-binding protein G(t) subunit alpha-2 (The sequence of the model RefSeq protein was modified relative to this genomic sequence to represent the inferred CDS: inserted 2 bases in 1 codon), which translates to MGSGASAEDKEQAKRSKELEKKLQEDADKEAKTVKLLLLGAGESGKSTVVKQMKIIHQDGYSPEECLEYKAIIYGNVLQSILAIIRAMPTLGIDFAEASCADDGRQLNNLADSIEEGTMPPELVEVIKKLWKDSGVQACFDRAAEYQLNDSAFYYLNQLDRITAPDYLPNEQDVLRSRVKTTGIIETKFSVXDLNFRMFDVGGQRSERKKWIHCFEGVTCVIFCAALSAYDMVLVEDDEVNRMHESLHLFNSICNHKFFVAISIVLFLNKKDLFEEKLKKVHLSICFPEYDGNNSYEDAGNYIKRQFLDLNMRKDVKEIYSHMTCATDTQNVKFVFDAVTDIIIKENLKDCGLF; encoded by the exons ATGGGGAGTGGAGCCAGTGCTGAGGACAAAGAACAGGCCAAGAGGTCCAAAGAGCTAGAAAAGAAGCTGCAGGAGGATGCTGACAAGGAAGCCAAGACCGTCAAGCTGCTATTGCTGG GTGCTGGGGAGTCAGGAAAGAGCACTGTCGTCAAACAGATGAA GATCATTCATCAGGATGGCTATTCACCAGAAGAATGCCTGGAGTACAAGGCCATCATCTATGGGAATGTGCTACAGTCCATCCTGGCTATCATCCGGGCCATGCCCACACTGGGCATTGACTTTGCTGAAGCAAGCTGTGCG GATGATGGGCGACAGCTCAACAACCTGGCTGACTCCATTGAGGAGGGCACTATGCCTCCCGAGCTGGTGGAGGTCATCAAGAAGTTGTGGAAGGATAGTGGGGTGCAAGCCTGCTTTGACAGAGCTGCAGAGTACCAGCTCAATGACTCGGCATTTTA CTACCTGAATCAATTAGACCGAATTACAGCCCCTGACTACCTCCCTAATGAGCAAGATGTGCTACGATCCAGAGTCAAAACCACAGGCATTATTGAGACCAAGTTTTCTGT AGACTTGAACTTCAG GATGTTTGATGTGGGAGGGCAGAGATCAGAGAGAAAGAAGTGGatccactgctttgagggagtcACCTGCGTCATTTTCTGTGCAGCCCTCAGTGCCTATGATATGGTGCTGGTGGAAGATGACGAAGTG AATCGTATGCATGAGTCACTGCACCTGTTCAACAGTATATGCAACCACAAGTTCTTTGTGGCTATTTCCATTGTCCTCTTTCTCAACAAGAAGGACCTCTTTGAGGAAAAACTCAAGAAAGTCCATCTCAGCATTTGTTTTCCGGAGTATGATG GGAACAACTCTTACGAGGATGCAGGGAATTATATCAAGCGTCAATTCCTTGACCTCAACATGAGAAAAGATGTCAAAGAAATCTACAGTCACATGACCTGTGCCACAGACACCCAGAATGTCAAATTTGTATTTGATGCAGTTACAGATATTATCATCAAAGAAAACCTCAAGGACTGTGGACTCTTCTAA